The DNA segment CGCGCAACTTGCGCAATGCATTCCCTCTACTTTATAAATATGTTTTGACATACGTGGTGGACATTAGATACCGTACCATCCCTTACGAATTTCGGAGAGCTTTACAATACCTCCCGAAAGAAATGCCTCAACCGCATCAGCATTATTGAGTATCTCCGTACGTGATGTCTTCGTGCGAGCCTCACGAGTCATTTCAACACCAAGCTCGTGATGTGCAATAATGGCGTTCAAGAAACGCTGGTCGAACTTCTCATCACTTGTACCAAGATTTGCAACGACAGGGTCGCGTACGGTGCGCGTATCGCCATACCATGCTTTCTTCCATGCATAGAGCTCAGCAATTGCTGCAGGCTCATTCTTAAGGATCTCTCCCGCCAAGTCCTTCATCTCAGGATGAGTAGCATTACGCTCAAGCTGTTCAGCAAGAAGCATTGCACCACGATGATGTGCAATCATCGCATTCGCATAGCGAAGATCAAAAGTACGATCTGCGCTACCCAGACTCATGGCATCTTTCGTAAACATATTTACTCGATATTCTGGGGTAAGGCCGTAGCCGATACCTACACCGACGAATAATGCTGCTGCCATAAGTCCGAATGCGAAGTATATTGAGATTGTTTTCATAAATTAGTTATGTAGCTGGTAAATTTTCATTAATTCATCGATCGCCTCCTTCTTATTCTCCTTTAAACGCTCAAACGCGCAACTATCTAAGTGACCTGCGAGTAGATCCTTACGCATCGTACGCAAGAGCCCTGTAGCACTATCAGCCTGCTGAATAATCTCAGGGCAGTACACATCGTCCTCAATCATTGTGATGACTTTTGCGAGTGTACCATAGGCCTGCTTTGCTAATTTGAGTGCACGTGTCTTATCCGGCGTGCAGGTATGTCCATGATTATGCATATATGTGTGTATGTG comes from the Candidatus Paceibacterota bacterium genome and includes:
- a CDS encoding DUF305 domain-containing protein, with translation MKTISIYFAFGLMAAALFVGVGIGYGLTPEYRVNMFTKDAMSLGSADRTFDLRYANAMIAHHRGAMLLAEQLERNATHPEMKDLAGEILKNEPAAIAELYAWKKAWYGDTRTVRDPVVANLGTSDEKFDQRFLNAIIAHHELGVEMTREARTKTSRTEILNNADAVEAFLSGGIVKLSEIRKGWYGI
- a CDS encoding metal-sensing transcriptional repressor; translation: MHNHGHTCTPDKTRALKLAKQAYGTLAKVITMIEDDVYCPEIIQQADSATGLLRTMRKDLLAGHLDSCAFERLKENKKEAIDELMKIYQLHN